The following are from one region of the bacterium genome:
- a CDS encoding type VI secretion system baseplate subunit TssK gives RIRRAGEGKNTPILAADFIPPVTDVAAWRALSDLGDKVMHKVEARYRMLRAGIDERRMVLDTERQGGWQLVFKLQIVGSFLHVLRQLVVVPGTHPFQLYLELARLAGELSIFERGGAEVLPVAAYDHDRLGPCFHELTYTVHRLLDQILTGGFIQIPFRPEEDGELLVARLQDDYLDSLDEIYLCVESNLRGDDLEERIEISKFAAASDLPELRLSRLPGLDIEIQKESPRGLPAEKNLHYFSIAQQGEYWENVIRHRQVAISNADKLLKFSLSILLTEQAD, from the coding sequence CTCGGATCCGTCGTGCGGGCGAGGGCAAGAATACCCCGATTCTGGCCGCGGACTTCATCCCGCCGGTGACCGACGTCGCTGCCTGGAGAGCCCTCTCCGACCTCGGCGACAAGGTCATGCACAAGGTCGAAGCTCGCTATCGCATGCTGCGCGCGGGAATCGACGAGCGGCGCATGGTCCTCGACACCGAGCGCCAGGGCGGTTGGCAGCTGGTGTTCAAGTTGCAGATCGTCGGCAGCTTTTTGCACGTCTTGCGCCAGCTGGTGGTGGTGCCGGGGACCCATCCGTTCCAGCTCTATCTCGAGCTGGCGCGTCTTGCCGGCGAGCTGTCGATCTTCGAGCGGGGCGGCGCCGAAGTGCTGCCGGTGGCGGCCTACGATCATGACCGGCTGGGCCCGTGTTTCCACGAGCTCACCTACACCGTTCACCGTCTGCTAGACCAGATCCTCACCGGCGGCTTCATCCAGATACCGTTTCGGCCGGAGGAAGACGGCGAGCTGCTGGTGGCGCGGCTGCAAGACGACTACCTCGACTCGCTCGACGAGATCTATCTCTGCGTCGAGAGCAATTTGAGGGGCGACGACCTCGAGGAGCGCATCGAGATTTCGAAGTTTGCCGCCGCGTCAGACCTGCCGGAGCTGCGGCTCAGCCGCCTGCCCGGTCTCGACATCGAGATCCAGAAAGAGAGCCCGCGAGGCCTGCCGGCGGAGAAGAACCTCCACTACTTCTCGATCGCTCAGCAGGGCGAATACTGGGAGAACGTGATCCGGCACCGCCAGGTGGCGATTTCCAATGCCGACAAGCTACTCAAGTTCAGCCTGTCGATTCTGCTGACGGAGCAGGCCGACTGA